From Taeniopygia guttata chromosome 3, bTaeGut7.mat, whole genome shotgun sequence:
aagtaattttaaaatttattttacataagggaaaatgagagcagaaagagaaagaaaatttttatcagatttattttttactgtaaaattgTTTAACAAGTCAAGCATCAAATTCACTGAGAGCATAGCTATGACATTTGGTAAGGGAAACAGAATTTTCTgccaaaagccaaataaaaaacGTTTGCATTTTGAAGGCGCTGACTCATCAGGGAAAGAGCCCTGTGTGTGCAGAGAACTCAAATCTCTGTATTCAGGCTGGGCACTAATTATTACTGCAACTGCATGGCAAAGGATAAAGCAACCACAGTGAAACACTGAAGAAATTGCAAAGCATTTGTCTCTTTAGAGTATCATGAAATTAAACTTTTTCAGTCTGTACTGCTTCACAGAGGAAGATCAGTTACTAAGACAGTGCAAGATAAACTAAATGCTTCAGCGCTGTCTTTTCTTCACAGGCAACAAAAATGTTGAAACCCAACACATTGTTCCTTCACTACTTGTTGCTAAGCATTTCTGATACTAGacataaattaaacaaatacCAAAATTTTACAGTCTACAAAAAAGTCACTCTTTCTTCACTCAGGTTTCATTTCTATAATACCTGCACTGTCACAAACCAATTAGTGATCCAGCAATTGAGGAAGAATATGACAAGTTAAGAGGAAAAAGAACTCTCTGAAACACATGCAGATTATATGAATTAAATACTCATGCTACCCATATATAAATAGAACATGAAAACTAGGAAGTAATACATAAAAAAGGACTGCAAAAAGAAACACTGAAGGTATATCCACTTAATCCCATTCTCTTTGGAGAACCATTTTAGAAATAACAGAATTTCTCTTATGAAACTTTCTAAATCTTAAGGGGTGTAACTACATCCACAAGCATTCTTTGCACTGTGATGGCTTTGAAACCTTAAATGAGTGTAGTTGGGTAGttatgtttttttaatacagtctGATAGCATCTAATTCTTCAGTGCTCACTGAATAAGGAAGAGATCATCAGACATGAgtgaattttaataattaacAGTGAAATATTGCCCAAAGTATTAAGAAATCAGCAGAAAGTACAGCATGAGAgctattaaaatgtaatttaattttggccactttcaaaataattttccaaacaTGCCGTATTTAAGACCAcattgaaaatactttttccaaagaaaatgaaGTAAGAACTTGACAAAATACCCATACACAAGCTTTTAACAAATTCCAAAGGCCTGTAATTCAGGAGAAAATGGGCTTTTGCACCGACATATTTTACAAATTTCATCTGGTATTTCCGTATTCACTTCATGGTTACACCTCGGGTAGCTGGGATAGATAAATCTAACACCCTCTAGGAGAAATCAAGGTTAAATTAACAGGAAACTAAAATCATAGATCAGGAGCAGTCTTGGAAAATAAAGCTGCACTCCAACTGAAATTTTTAGCAGCAGTTTAGGAGTGTAAACCAGCCAGTCCACTTATCTCCCACCACTTACCACAGACAGCATAACTGTAAGGTCACACAGAATGAACCAAGCTAAGGAACTTAGCCAAATAAGTAACATTTTTTGGTGGGTTGTTCCTTTTGGCAGCACTGATGGGTACCAGCATGTACGTGTGAAACTAAGTCTTAATTcttagaaaacaaattaaattagtCCTCCAGATAACAGGAATTACTAGAGTtcatcttgctttatatataaATCTCAAAACTCATAAGGTCACCTCTGCTTATAGACACTAGCACACATTTTAAAGGAAGAGAGTGTTGAGTAAGTATCTCAAGTGAGTATCCAAACTTTGTACTTCTAAGTGCTAAACACCAAGTGTACCCAAGAGAACTGATATCTATTCCCTCTTGTAGTTTTGTGTCGTTAAATAATCTGTCAATGCAGCTGGTTTCGCTGATTAAATTTTCTTCCCTAAAGGAATTgaggaattgaaaaaaaaaatctttcacttCTTTTCAAAATATGGGAATACAGTATTTTCCTCTACAGGTCAAACTGTAAGGGAGAAGAAAGCCCatcttgtttttttccacattATAATCATAAAAGATTGGACTTACATAAAGTGCTTGAATGAAAGCTCAgaagtgttcagggccaggcCTGATGAGgcttggaacagcctggtctaGGGGCAGGGAGCTGACACTGATtatctctaaggtcccttccaacccaaaccagcctgtGATGCTCTGAATGGCAACATGCAACTGTCAATTACTCCCATGATTTTCTGAGGGTAAAAATACACAGCTTTGTAATCTAACTTTAAAATTCcttataaaaatactttcaatGCTCATATTTCCAACTGAGTATTGAACATCACATATTAATGTATGCAGGTATCCTCCCTCATGTACCTACTGTAACAGCTTATCTTATACATAATCACAATGCTTCATTGCTAGGGATAAAGAAAGTAACAGAAACCTCACAAATCATAAAATTAAGTTTGTAAGGACTTTGTTCAGACCGACTAAAGGAAGCTCTTCTTTCAGGTAACAAGCCATTGAGCTGCAACAGCAATTCCCCAAAGGATGCACTTCCAATGCAAAAAGTTTTCATAGGATAAGGAGAAAACTGGACCCCCAAATTAGCACATAAGCACAACTGCATATGGTCAGAGAagccagagctgggaagaaCCAGAGACCAGCTGAACACTAGGAACATTGTGCATTCGCTCGGTTTGTTTCCATTCTTACGCTCTGCTATCTCCTTTAGCAGGATGCAGCTTTTCTACGTACACATGTATTCCCGGGAGCAGCAGGAGTCATTTCAGCCGCACCTCGGAGCGATCTTCAGGGCTAACACCTGCAGGGCAGCCAAAACCCCGCTGCGCTGGCTCAGGATCgctgcaggacagcaggacCCGGCCTCCCAAGGaccaggcaggcaggaggctTTCACGGCCGGGAGGAGTACCCCGAATGTGCCCCGCTGGGACACCTGCGCTGCTGCCGCCTCGCCGGCCCCAGGCCGTGACCTGATGTCGCTGCTGCCACGGCTGCGTCCCGCAGAGGCCCCAGAACGTCGGGCCGAGCGGGGCGGGCCCGCTACCGCCCCGGCCCCCCTCCGGCCCCGCGCACGGCGGACTCTACCTGAGGCGAgaaggcggcggcggcagcgccccgGGCGCCCGGAGCTCGGCCCCGCCCGCGCGGCGCCGACCGGCCGCggcccttcccttccttccgCCCTTCCTCCGCCCTCGGCGATGCCGGCAGCGCCCGCTCGGTCCCTCCGccagcgcccgccgccgcctcgggCCGCTCAGTTCGGCGCCGCCATTTTGTCAGTGTCCCCGCCGCGGAGCCGCCCGGATATGGGCAGATCCCGGCCTGCCTCGCGcggctcccgccgctcccggatGGAGCCGCGGCCGCCCGTGTGTAACCCCTGCGCGCCCGCGCGGGCCGCCGCACGCACGGCGCAGCGCACGGCTGGCTAATCCCGGGCCCGCGCCGAGCACCACGGGCAAATTCCCATCTTCGTATTTTCCGATTCTCTTTTAATGCGGAGGAGAAAGTCCCGCTGAGCCTCGTGTTTCAACTGATGCCCGAATGATGGACTCGTTACAGACCAACAGGAAGGAAAACCCACCGGTTAGCGCTTGGAGTGATCAATTTCATTTCCATCTTTTACGTTTCAAATAAATCGGGAAGCAAAAATTTAAGCTGCTCTAAGGAGCTCATTGGCAACTCAGTACACCTTGCCCCACACAAAGGGAGGACtaccctgtccccagggccccatccagctcctgcagccagacACGCACGGAATGTGCATCAGGTAAGgtgttccagctgcagcagacCCAGGCCCCTCGCGCCGACTTGATTTAAAGTACCACTCTAGAGTGGTTATGGTGGAAATGCCATGTAACACCTCATAACTAACCTGTTCCTGCCCAAACACAGAGGTTTCTCCATCCTTTAGGCTCAATACCCACGCTCAATCCAATTACATTCCTGCAAGCACAgctatttgaattattttagtAAGTCAGACAACTACTCTTGtgcaaaatttttaataaaaagagaaagggcTCTCTGTAACAAAAAGCAGATACAATGCTAAtaacaaaatttaaaactttacaAATATTTCAATAACCCAGATGTGAATTTGTGACAAAGACTATGTCTCAAGTTTAGAAAGTCTTACTCTTACACCTGAAAACACAGCCAACACATCTGACAATTATTACTGAATTATAAACCCCATTTTTCTGTTGGGAGATTTACTGGTGTATTATCAAGTTTTAACATGTAGCATCCATGATGAAGCTGtgaataattcaaaataatgtTGCTAGAATGCTCAGATTCCTATAGAACCGTTCACATTTCATAGCTTTAACAGTTTTCCTTCCAACTCATGAACCAACATTAACAGTTATGTTCCcctatatatataaaaactcagcttaaaaaaaaaccccatctctTTCAGGTGACATAAAAAGAATTTCCACAAAGCCCACAGTTTTGCTTTAGAAATGATACttgaaaaatatctttacagggaaaaataaaaattcagggtttaccttttcttctgtttttatgCGCGTGTGTATTATGGACATCACTTTGCAGCAAAGATTTTGCCCTTAATGACTACTTTCCTGCTTGTCAAAACTAAGCAGGCAGTAGGTAAGAAATGGCATGTAAGCTTGCTCAGTTACCCATCCTGGAGCATCAAGTGACAGCTGTCAGAATGGAAGTACCTCACTTCTTCCACAGCACCAGGACCAAGCTGATGCCTCTCCCACACACGCCAATAACAGACTAGCGAGTAGCGTTAAGAATGAACCTGACATTTCCCAGTAGTTCAAGCTGGTCAATACTTCAAAGGGATCCCACAGTCACTTCATGCAAAAAGGTGTCTGTTCACATAAATAGCCTCTGCGTCAGTACCATATACCAGGCATGGTCCTAGAACGTCTAAACTATTCACAGACAAAGTCTGATTTGGAATCAGGTTGGTGATTTCCATGCGGTCTTTGGTCGGATCACTGCTTAGCCAGGCACTTACTACAGACTGGTTAATGGTACTGTGGGAAAGATAGGCAGTGCTTCTTCCTCctgaaaaaaggaagacaaagtAAATTTCAATTCTGTTGATATATTCTCAGAATTTGGAGGAACACAGTAGATATGGGTCAGACATAATGAAAATACTACATTTAAGTCAGTTTTCAGAGTAGGTGAGATGtaaattaaggaaaaagaaactttaGAAGATCAAGTACttgaaataattacaaaaattatCTACCAGCTCTACCCTCAGTTAAGACAAATATATCACAACAGCTATTAACTCATCTCACCGGACAGTGTAAGTACCTGCAAGTTTCTTTAGCCAGATACTAAAGCAAGGGTGCAAGAACACATCTGTTTATAGAGTGTCTATTTGGGGTTTTCTGCATGTGACAATAACACTTATTCCCTactgctcctcctccctactTTGCAGCAAGTGATAAATCTATATTTGACTTTGAATTTTTTCCACATAACACTTTACATTCAAATTGAAGTCTCATACTGTAAGAACCATCATTCAGCGTAAGATTAGCAGGTGTTGGAAGTGATGCTGAAGGATTTATACTTCATATACTTGAAAACATGCAGAGTCCAACTTGAATTAGTAATCCTATAATTTCCATAGATAAAACCTTGAATGACAACTTTAAGGCCAAAGGCAACAGGAGACATCTAAAAGTTTCCCCACTATTGTCTAATGTGGCAAGCACTTAGCAGTCTTTGTGATtagaatgtgaaaataaatgcttaCATTAAAAGCCAGTATCATAACTTTAAAATCCTGCCACCATGCAAAAGGAtcaaaaatgtttcatttattGAAAGTTCCAATTATTACCCTGAATTGTAAATTCATGATTCTACTGTCTCATTAACCTAtcaattatttttgtattctaAGTTAGCGTAACTCCCTTGGAGACTCAATGTCAGTCAGGCTGCCTCTGTGTCTTTTCTACATACAGATGATTTTTAAGTGAATACAGTCTATCTTTGGAATCACAGATGCGCCCCTTCACACATTGGTCAGAGGGTAGaagattaaaaaacccaaaccagaccATGAAAAGCCCTGCACAACTGTTTGCCGTATAAGTAGTTTTTCTCAAGTGCTTATCCAAGAAAAGTGCTTATCTAAGTTTGCTTTCTAAGAAAAGaaagctgcttttaattttctgtattaagATTGTGTTATTAATTGGGTCATGTGAGAACACTGACTGTAATGATGTTACCAACTGACAAATTCAGTGCAGATGGACTTCAAACATCCTTACCTTGATGAAGAAAAGATGGTTTTTCAGATACATTTGTGGAAGTATCCCAGTGCCAAAGAGATCCATCTTCAGAACACGTGAATAAATGATCAGGGTCAGAGGGATGGAAGTGAACTTCCCACACTGGAAATATCAAACAGAACCACTTCAGAAGAAGTCTCAAGTACTTCAATCAAAGTATTTGGATAGTATGATATAGACATGTATTTACAAGAACCCATGCCTCCATCAAaacctttcatttttaattgaaagGCCCCATCCTAAGTTATATACTGCAGTTTTCCCTCTGCTGGCAGGGGTAAAGTggtagagaagaaaaacaaagaaaaagatgctattttgttgcatttttagTACTGTGAAAATTGTTAAAGTCTTATGTGAATTCAGGCATTTTGCATACTGTCATGTCATATTCCCTGCTGTTAAGTTTAAATCCGCACATTGCATGCATTCTTTCCCAGGACACACATTATTTTGTGTCTAAATACCACAACTGCAGAAGACAAATATTTAAGTCAGTAAAATTTAAtatcaagaaatatttttattcaatttaAATGTACCATCAAATCACAAGATTTTCAGCATAAAATTAATTGCTGTCTTGTTCACATAGTTACCAGGAAAGTAGAGCTGTTTCAGTACTGTGGAGGCACTAAATGAATGCTGAGTCTCCCCTTCTTCCTCACTTTTTCAAGTTTGTTAGTACCAGTATTCTGCTTTACTCTATCTGCACTAGCTTCCATGGCTATTTATACACCTACCCTGCAAGAGACACAGCCATTCTGATCAAATGCATCTAACAGCTCTTTAAAGAATTGCTTACTAAGTCTACTTTTAGTTTAGATAGAGTTCACTTTTAGATAAAAACAGTCTCCTATACAGAGAAGGAAGACACATTTTCCAGAGGAAAGCATGGAGCAGTAGTAAGTATCCTGGGAAGAGTATAGAAATGAAGGTTAATGATACAGAGTGAGGAAGGCCAAGAAGAAGCTGGACCTGAACCTGGCAAGGGATGAAAATAACAACAGGAAGGGCTTCTACAGGTATTCAACCAGAAAAGAAAGGTCCAAGAGGGCCCCCAATAATCAGTGCTAGAAAACTGGTAATCCACAGGGACAAGGCTGAGCTACTCAACAACTTTCTTGCATCAGTCTTCAATGGCAACCTCTCTTCCTATACCTCCCAAGTGGGTGGGCTGCAAGACAGGGTCTGGGGGAGAAAAGTCCTTCCCACTGTACAAGAAGCTCAGGTTCCACCTAAGGAACCTGAATGTACATAAATCTATGAGGTGCATTGCAGAGTCGTGAAGGAATTGGATGATGTAGTTGCCAAGCCACTCTCCATGTCTGAAAGGCTATGGGAGTCCAATGAAGTACTAGGggactggaaaaagggaaagatgaGCACAAGCCCATGTTTGAAAAGAAAGGATGACCCTGAGAACTATCAACCTGTCAGCCTCAGCTCTGGTCTTGGGAAAAACATGGAAGAAATCCTCCTAGAAGCTAGGCTAGAACACATGAAGGACAAGGGCATGTAGTCataggacaaaggggaatggctttcAACTGACAGTAATTTTAGATTAGgttattaagaagaaattctttactgtgtggGTTGTGAGGCACTGCATcaggttttccagagaagctgtgaatgcctcacccctggaaatgttcaaggctaGGCTGGATGggtctctgagcaacctggtcaaGTGGAAGGTGCCCCTACCCTTGGCCGGGGAGGTTGGAAAtaaatgagctttaaggtcccttctaacccaaatcattctatgattcaatgAAATAGCAAGTATGTGATTGTTTTCTAACACAGTTGCAGCAACTTATTTTTACAGGAATCAGCAACTTCTCTAAAATCCCACCTTCTTCTCCCCCCTCCATTTCAGATACTTACTTTCTGCTTCATGAGCATTTAGCAGGGACACTGGCATAGTACCCTGCCTGATGTCCCATATACTCAGCATTCCATCCTGGCCCCCTGTGGCCACAATATGCTGTTGATTGGGATGCCTATCCACACAGTGCAGTGGAACTCTGTCACCTGCCCtgcaaagatgaaaaaacaaaacaaccaaataacCCAAACACGATTTTTTTGTTTAGCTTCTATTTTCGTCTTCTTAATCCCTAATTTGGCATCAGGAGCATTGACAAGTGAGGTACCAGTATTGACAGGACCTTCAGTTCCTGTAACATCTGACCAACCCAGGCTGAAGGCACATGACATCTACTGGAAATCAGAAGTATGGCAATAACATGAAGCTACAAACGGGTTTCGTGCCCTATGGAACATCTGCACAGCATCTGACAGCTTTATAGGAGAGACAAGCCTTTAAGGCAAATAATACGCTACATATACCTATAATATTATTCTGATGCATGATATATTTATAGTTTTAGTATACACTAAGAGTTAAAAAGGGAGACCAGGTACTAACAAAATCAGGTACCTAAACCACCATCTAGGCACAGTAATGGGGATTATTACACAGAGAACACAATTGAAATTTAgcccattttcttttctcacagTACCTTGTAAGGCACAAAGTTACCATTCAAATACATTCCAAATGCCAGAAACCTTACATTAGGCCTGTGGAGAAAAGCATATATAAACAGGTAAAGAGTTTGGGATCGAGGATTGAAcgtttttttctcaaaaaagtGCACAGGTATAATAGTCCTTCAAAAgttaaaacataaaacagacCTGCTAAGCACAATGCTGAGTCACACAGTGGTTCAGCCATCAAGCAGTCTGCCTTTTGCTTATTTAAGTACCAAAGGAgttaaaatccttaaaaaaaaatcagtaatttacCATCCCATTGTTAGGAAGCTATTAGGAAAGATTTGAATCAGATTATATGAAGTAGCACATACTTTTCAGTAAATAAGTAAAACAAATTACTTAGGTcttacagagaaaatatttgagaTGGCTCATTTCTTTGCTGTCTGAGGTCCCATATTTTTAACTGTCCAATTGAGTTTACTGTCAAGATCTCAGTTGTGCGAAGGAAAGTCACTGCATGGAGTGTACTGCTGTCTGCGTTGTCTGCAAGAGATGAGGAGAGCATACAGGTAAAGCTGTGGAATGGTAGTCTCCATTTAATTGCAACAAAGTAACTCTTAATAGAGAACAGAACACAGTTGCTTAAACACGTGCATAACATATCTCTGCAGTTTCAGGGCCAGAGACCCTCTAGCATCTGCAAATACCTTGTGAAAAAGGAGCCCTTCCTTGCTTACTATATGAAACACTACTGAGACAAATCTGTAAGATGTATTAAATTAGCTCTGGTGATTACAAAACTACTCGTTGATTTGTAAGATTCCTTTTTGTAGTTCCTAGAAGAGGAACTGATTCAACCAAGTTTATGGTTCTCAAAAGTTTTCTTCACATGGCCAGCACCTACTGACAGGAAGTAGCTATGGAGCTTTTCATAATGGAGTTCTAAACACAAGGGACAGTAACTCTGGCTCACAGCATTAAGCAGTTTTATACAGAAGCAGTTAATTCACCAACTTTTAGACCTTTTCTGAACTGCCAGTGTGGTATCAAGTTAAACACAAATTATGCTATGCTTGTTAATAACTAAATAGCAAGGCCCCTTTTTTTCAGATCTTTTTATCCAGTGCCTCTTTTTGTCACAGTAATTTACAATGTCAAGCAATTCACAGCTTTGAGCTGAAACTTTTGAGGCCTTCTGAAAAAGTGACACAAGAAAAGTGacttttcttgtattttatttctgttactATATATAAACTTTTCATCTTGATTATGATGGGGTAACTTTGTCAAGTCTACTTTCACctcaagtattttaaaattctttgtgTAAGCCCATATGGAAAACATAGGCAAATTATTATCTTTCTgcataaaatggaaatattttctgatactgagaaaaaaaattacaatgaTGCCTGGTTACAGATATTTGAATGACTCTTCTGCCTACTGTTTAAATgaaagcagaggggaagaaaaaactcactaaaacatcattaaaaagaaatgttggaTTACTTAATACTGAGGTTCTAGAGGATTTAAAGTTTTATGACAGACTAACACTGAGTGGTTTAGCAATGATACATCTTTATTGCTCCAAAAGATTTTTACATAATCTCTAactttatagatttttttcctaccttAACTGACTACAAACCTATGCACTTTGTACTGTACTCTTAaacaaacaataacaaaacagtAACGCTAAACACTAAACAATAAGAAAAATTCCAAGGTATTCCTTTGCAACTATTGAATGAGGTACAAGAGTTCTATCTTCAAGTTAAGGATTCAGCTGAGTGCCTGGGAAATGTCAAAGTGTCACTGAAGTGGGAACCAGCAAAACAGATTGCTTACACCACAGAACTCCATTCTGAAGATCCTGAGAGCATCTTCCAAGACGTTCTCTCTCTTACCTCTCCAACTTTTACTGTAAAaccatgaattttaaaatacctagatgaatataaaaatacatctgAAATATGCTTCAAGTATTTGAATTCTGGAGGGATACAGGAATAATCTGGAACAAACATGTTTAACCTGGAATACTGAAATCAATATTcaactaattttttattttattataataaacTCAAAACCAAACCCCCTCCATACTAGACTAATTTAAAAACCCTGGTATTTCACACACCTATAGTTCTTACTGCATCTTTTTGGTCAGCCCTGAAGAGATTTATTCTACCATCTTCTCCAACAGTGACAATTTCTGGGTTGTTGCAGACAACTCCTGTACAGGCTGCTCCACCACAAGCTGTGTCTTGATCCACATGATAATGGGCTTTCTCCCACCGGTGGTCAGCAGATAATGTCTAAGTATTAACCAGACATGAAATTATGGTCTTAAATAATGAACCCAATAAAACAAATCTTCCAGAATACTCATATAACCAGAAACAAGCCCCAGGAAAGCCACAGTATTTCATGGGAATGAGAGCCTCCTATACAAATACAAATCAAGAGATCCAAATTTTCACCTTAAACACGCAAGCCTTTTatgaaatgttaattatttcttctctgaacCACTGTGTTCACATGATCTAGCAATTATAAATAACACTATGGACTGTAAAATGTCTTTCACTAGGCTGATGTCTTCAATATTTCCCAGGACAGGGGAAAAGAACTGATGCCCTTAGAAAATAAAAGGTCAGATTCAGATCTTGACTGCAAGGAAGTTAGTTTATTTTAGGTACCACACCAAATTATTAACTGACATTCACCTTTACTGTGTCATTTGAACATATATAAAAAGGTaattatgcatttattttcagtgatttaTAACCAAAGCAAAAGGCTACAGAGTTTACATATCTTTCTTCACATGACACTCATAAGAATTCATTCATAATTTTTTAGAATTGAAAAAGAAGTCATTTATTTCAAGAATTCAAAAACTCTGATAAGGCAGGTAGAAGTCCATTAATACCTACTACCCCAAAACCCTCTAATGTCTCAAAGGATGCTTTCAATGAATGGGCTGTTTGGTTACAGATACAGATAAGGAGATACCCCAGTCTGTCTCACTCTGGAATCTAGTTTATGTAGCATATGtgtaaaacattattttgtttcatCATATGTGTCAAGTCAAAGCTTTTTTAACacacttttaaaagaaattcattTTGGTAGCCAGATGATTTTTATGCTAAGATCAAAGTAACCTGTATTACAGAGAATAGTATCTTAAAGCCAGTGCATGTCACATACCTGGTTATTTTGATGATGATGGAATACAGTTACAGTTCCTGTTGATGAGGCAACCACAATTCTCTCTTGATCCAAAAACTAGAGAGAGAAAACAATAATACTATTAGCCAATGTTAGTACCAAGGTGATAATTATTGGTAggtg
This genomic window contains:
- the NUP43 gene encoding nucleoporin Nup43; protein product: MEDVSAKFVSQKISRTRWRPLPAAALQPPDLFATGSWDNEDNRISIWSAGDLGNAGLNGEYHGEPHLLCDIQHNGDVMDMQFLDQERIVVASSTGTVTVFHHHQNNQTLSADHRWEKAHYHVDQDTACGGAACTGVVCNNPEIVTVGEDGRINLFRADQKDAVRTIDNADSSTLHAVTFLRTTEILTVNSIGQLKIWDLRQQRNEPSQIFSLAGDRVPLHCVDRHPNQQHIVATGGQDGMLSIWDIRQGTMPVSLLNAHEAEMWEVHFHPSDPDHLFTCSEDGSLWHWDTSTNVSEKPSFLHQGGRSTAYLSHSTINQSVVSAWLSSDPTKDRMEITNLIPNQTLSVNSLDVLGPCLVYGTDAEAIYVNRHLFA